A stretch of Lathyrus oleraceus cultivar Zhongwan6 chromosome 6, CAAS_Psat_ZW6_1.0, whole genome shotgun sequence DNA encodes these proteins:
- the LOC127094493 gene encoding uncharacterized protein LOC127094493, which produces MSGLFDLIQVYYLEHYRDGFQPDYWIWTQHGEVELNVNTRNDSNSSEHVHHDDQIEAMNQMVYDAFRPYGVFSHVNDNIEVEEYTEDEFPNEDAKRFYDKLISFNKPIYILTSRELQRDLRPDELFLKTHKRKNGEWVDSRAASTYKTFKEKFDAELQPTEEGNGEVVQVLDGERVNQLWTEAAGGRNRGRVYGAADLAINLKRGSKSFTQQSQTPQHSMFGMSLEAERAARIRAEQIAEAATTQLQEANEAMRAATEAAKAATETAQRMEREMNAWKEFMMKKFDTSTFVSHSHHYDDDLDDQSLDEN; this is translated from the exons ATGTCTG GGCTATTTGATTTAATACAAGTCTATTATCTAGAACATTATCGAGATGGATTTCAACCAGACTATTGGATTTGGACTCAACATGGAGAAGTAGAGCTCAATGTTAATACAAGGAATGATTCAAATAGTAGTGAGCATGTGCATCATGATGACCAAATTGAGGCAATGAATCAGATGGTGTATGATGCTTTTAGGCCTTATGGAGTATTCTCTCACGTGAATGATAACATAGAAGTTGAGGAATATACGGAGGATGAGTTTCCCAACGAAGATGCCAAACGATTTTATGACAAGTTGATATCTTTCAACAAGCCCATTTATATCTTGACA TCACGTGAACTTCAAAGGGATCTGCGTCCCGATGAGTTATTTTTAAAAACACACAAGAGGAAAAATGGTGAATGGGTTGACAGTCGTGCTGCATCTACTTAT AAGACTTTTAAAGAGAAGTTTGATGCAGAACTTCAGCCAACTGAAGAAGGGAATGGAGAGGTTGTTCAAGTGTTAGATGGAGAGCGTGTAAATCAGCTATGGACAGAGGCTGCTGGGGGCCGTAACCGTGGTCGGGTTTATGGCGCTGCAGATTTAGCTATTAATCTAAAACGTGGATCAAAAAGTTTTACCCAACAATCTCAAACTCCTCAACACTCTATGTTTGGGATGTCATTAGAAGCTGAAAGAGCAGCTAGAATTAGAGCTGAACAAATTGCCGAGGCTGCAACGACCCAATTACAAGAGGCTAACGAAGCAATGCGAGCTGCTACCGAGGCTGCAAAAGCTGCTACCGAGACTGCACAAAGGATGGAGAGGGAGATGAATGCTTGGAAGGAATTTATGATGAAGAAATTTGACACTTCAACTTTTGTATCACATTCTCATCATTATGATGACGATTTGGATGATCAATCATTAGATGAAAATTGA